The genomic region TCAAATATATGTGCAATAGTTTTAGAATTTTCACTATTTATTTCATTTGCACTTTGTATATGCTTTTTAGGTATAACTAAAAAATGAATTGGAGCAGCTTTATTTATATCATGAAAAGCTAATACTTCTTCATCCTCATAAATTTTACTGCTCGGAATTTCTCCATTAATTATTTTACAAAAAATGCAATCCATAACACCCCTCCTTTCTAAAATCGCCAAGTAATCTTTAAAATTATTAATCATTAATTACTAATTGTCCTTGTGCAACTTCACCAAGAGATTCTTTTATTTCTACATCTACAATTTTACCAATTATTTCTTCAAGTTGGCAAGGTACATGTACCTTTATGTAATTCGTTGTATATCCTTCGTAATAGCCTTCTTTTCCTTTTACAGAACTTTCTATAAGCACATCCATTTTTTGCCCTATAAAACTCTTTATAAATTCATCTTCATTTTTATTACTTAATTCTATAAGTATTTTGCTGCGTTTATCCTTTGTTATTCCATCTATTTGATTTTCCATTTTTTCAGCTTTTGTACCTTTTCTAGGACTGTATTTGAATACATGAGTTTTTGCAAGTTTAATATCCTTCAAAAATTCATATGTTTCATTAAATTCTTCTTCTGTTTCTCCTGGGAATCCTACAATAACATCAGTAGTTATTGATACCCCTGGTAATGTTCTTCTAAGCATTTCTACTGTTTCTTTATATTCTTCAGCCGTATATCTTCTGTTCATTCTCTTTAAGGTACTATTACATCCACTTTGAAGAGATAGATGGAAATGCGGACATAACTTTTTAAATTTCCTTATTTTTTCTATTACTTCTTCTGTAAAGAAAGCTGGTTCAATTGATCCTATTCTTATTCTCTCTATACCTTCCACTTTTTCTATTTCTTCTATAATATCTATTAAATTGATCTTTTCTTCTAGGTCTAAACCATAGGATGCTGTATGGATACCTGATAATATTACTTCCTTAAATCCATGATCTGCCAACTTATTTACTTCTTCAATTACTTGTTTTGGATCCTTTGAACATACTGAGCCTCTAGAATAAGGTATTATACAATAACTGCAAAATCTATTACATCCATCTTGTATCTTTAAGAAAGCTCTAGTTTTATCTTGATAATCTTCAATATTTAGAGCTTCAAATTTCTTATTTTTAAGTACACTTTCTACATGGACTTGTGGTTTACCTTCTTCTCTTGCCTTATTTACATAATAAACTACATCGCCCTTATTTCTTGTTCCTAATACAACATCTACTCCTGGTATAGCAGAAACTTCTTGAGGTGCCATTTGGGAATAACATCCTACAACAGCAACAACAGCATTTTCATTTAGTCTTCTTACTTTGTTTATAATTTGCCTTGATTTTTTATCTCCCATATTTGTAACAGTACAAGTATTTATAACATATACATCTGCTACTTCACTTTGATCAACAACCTCATAACCTTCTCTAATAAACTTTTCTGCCATAGCTTCTGATTCATATACGTTAACCCTACAACCTAATGTAGAAAATGCAACCTTCATTATCATTTTCCTCCTAAATCTCCTAATTCATAATTAACTAATGAAGCACATACAAATCCTGCTGTTTCTGTTCTTAAAATTCTTTTACCTAATGTTACTATATATGCTCCACTATCTTTTAATTTACTTATTTCTTCTTCCTCAAAGCCGCCTTCTGGACCAACTAATATTCCAATATCTGTTATATTTAAAATATTATCTTCTAATTCATTATTTAATTTTCTAAATAATGTCTTTATACCAAAATCCTCTGCATTTTCATAAGGCACAATTATTAAATCCATAGTTTTTAATTTATCAATAGCTTCCATAAAACTTATTGGAGATACTACCTTTGGTATTACTGTTCTTTTACTTTGTTTTGCTGCTTCTAAAGCTATCCTATTTAACCTGTCTAATTTTTTAAATTCACCCTTAAGCTTTATATCTACTCTTTCTGTTATAGTTGGAATAAATTCTATAATCCCTAATTCTGTGCCTTTTTGAACTATTAGGTCCATTTTCTGAGCTTTTGGTAAGCCTTGAAATAAATAAATCTTAATTCTACTTTCGTTATTAATTTTAAGTTTTTCATCTATAGATACAATAACTTCCTGTTTACTTATTGTTTCTATTGTAGATAAAAATTCTTCACCTTCACAATTGTTTAAAACTATTTTATCCCCTTCATTAAGCCTTAATACCTTATAAAGATGTTTTACATCATCACCTAAAATTTTTGCCTTGCTATCTATAAAATTTTCTTTAGGAGTAAAAAATTTATGCATTGTTCTAATCCCCTTAATCCTATATTAATTTAGCAACTATACAGTTCCATTCTCCATCTTTATTTATCTCTATAATCTCAAAACCTACAGATTTTAACTTTGAAACTACCATGTCGACTCTATCATGGATTATCCCAGATGTAATAAAATATCCATTTTCCTTTAAAACTCTTTTAACATCTTCTGTTAACACACATATTATTTCAGCTATTATGTTAGCCACAACAATATCTGCCTTAGCATCAATTACTTCTACTAAATTTCCTTCTAAAATTTCTATATTATCTAAATTATTAAATTCTACATTTTGCTTTGCCGAATCTACTGCAACTGGGTCTAAATCAACGCCTATTGCTTTTTTAGCTCCAAGCTTTGCTGCAGCTATAGCCAGTATTCCAGAACCACATCCCACATCAAATACAATACTATCTTCTTTTACATACTTTTCAAGAGCTTGCATACACATCTTAGTGGTTTCATGATCACCAGTTCCAAAAGCCATTCCAGGATCTAATTCTATTACTAACTCATCACCTTTAACTTCATAAGTTTCCCAAATTGGCTTTACTACAAGTCTTTCCCCTACTTTCGCTGGCTTATAATATTTCTTCCAGTTATTAGCCCAATCCTCTTCATACATTTTTTCACTTTCTACTTTTCCTAAACCAACATCTATTCCCATAGATTTTAATTCTTCTATTTTTTCTTCAACATAAGATATTACTTCATCAATATTATCTTCTTCAGCAAAATACGCCTTAACTACTGCATGTTCTCCCTTATGTTCTAAAATATTTATATCAGCAAAATCCCAGGTTAACAGTCCCTGTTCTCTTCCTAAAATATCTTGTGGATCCTCAATGGCTACCCCTTTACATTCTAATGAATAAAATATTCCCGAAATAGGTTCTAAAGCCTCACTATTAGTTAACACTCTAACTTCTATCCAAGTTCCTTCCATTAATAAATCAGTCCTTTCAAAGTTTCTTTGACTAATTAATTATTTTACACTTATTTTAACTAAATGACAATTAATAAATGAAAATGAATAATTTATGATAAACTAAAAAATAAAAAAGCGCTAAGCGCTTTTTTATTTGGCTGCTTTTGCAGCTTCTAAAACCTTACCATAACTTGGTTCATTAGTTATTTCTTCTAGATATTCAACAAAAGTTACTTTTCCTTGTGAATCAACAACAAAAGAATTTCTTGCTAATAAACCTAATTCTTTTACATAAGATCCTGTTGCTTCCCCAAAACTTCTATATTTATAATCTGATAAAGTTATTACATTTTTAATTCCCTCATTACCACACCATCTGCTTTGAGCAAATGGTAAATCCATTGAAATTGTATAGCAGGTAACACCATTTAACTTAGCTACCTCTTCATTAAATTTTTTAACTTCCATATTGCAAACTGGGGTATCTAAAGAGGGTACTGTTAAAAAGATTCTTACACCCTTGGTATCACTCAAGGTAAAATCTTTTAATTCATTTGTTGTTACAGTAAAATCACTAAAACTATCTCCAACATTTAAAATTTTACCAACTAAAGTCATTCCTTCTCCATTAAATTTTACATTCGCCATTTTATCTACTCCTTAAATATTAATTTTGTTCTATATTATTATTTCAAATTCTGCCACATATATACCTATCATACTTTTAAATATCTATTATCATTTTTATTTAATCTATAAATCTAATTTATATTACCGATATTTAAAATAAAAAATAACAGTTAAGCAGATTTTTAATTATATAAAAATCTACAAAACTGCTATTAAAACTTATATCATTTAAAGAGATTTTTTAATTTTCTTTTTGAACCAGTTTCTTCTGTAATTTTTTCTCCACAAGCTTCCATAAAGGCTTTCAAAGCTTCTTTTTGTTTTTCAGTTAAATTCTTAGGAATATCTACTATAACTTTAACATATTGATCTCCTCTACCTGAAGAATTTACCCTAGGAACCCCTTTACCTTTTAATCTAAATAAAGTTCCTGATTGAGTTCCAGCCGGAATCTTGTATTTAACATCTCCATCGACTGTTGGTACTGTAACTTCAACTCCTAAAGCTGCTTGCCCCATAGAAATATGGGTATCTATATAAATATCGCTGCCTTTTCTAGTAAACTTCTTAGAAGGAGCAACTTTTATTCTAATATAAAGATCTCCTGCTGGGCCTCCATTTTTACCATGTTCTCCCTGACCTCTAAGAGGCATTACATTCCCTGTATCCACACCAGCTGGTATATTAACAGATATTTTTCTATTTTTTCTTACACTACCTTTACCATGGCATGTAGAACAAGGTGTATCTATAACTTGCCCAGTACCGCCACAATGACTGCAAGTTGAAGTACTTACAAAACTTCCTAAAGGTGTCTGTCTTTGTACTCTTATTTGACCTGTTCCATGACATGTAGGACATGTTTTTGGTGAAGTACCAGCTTTTGCTCCCGATCCATTACAAGCATCGCAAGCTTCACTTCTATTAATTGATATTTCTTTTTCCACCCCAAAAACTGCTTCCTCAAAAGTTAAGTTTAATATATATTCTAAGTCATCACCTCTTTGCGGACCATTTCTTCTTCTGCTAGAAGCTCCTCCCCCAAAGAAGGTATCAAAAATATCTCCAAATCCACCTAAATCACTAAAGTCAAAACCGCCAAAACCACCGGCTCCAAATCCACTTCCATCAAAATCAACTGTTCCAAATTGATCATATCTTGCTTTCTTTTCTGGATCAGAAAGAACTTGATAAGCTTCATTTATTTCTTTAAACTTTGCTTCCGCTTCTTTATCTCCTTGATTTTTATCCGGATGATATTTTATAGCCAACTTTCTAAAGGCCCTTTTTATTTCATCTTCTGAAGCGCCTTTCTCTAAGCCTAATATTTGATAATAGTCCTTGTTTGCCATCTATTTCACCACCATTTATCTTTATTACTTTATTATGTCTCTTGCTGTAACCTAACTTCCTTTTCTGTAGACGGCAGTAACAGCCAACATAACACTAATTTATATTTTACTTAAGAAAAGGGAAGACGACAACTGCCTTCCCTCCTATTATATATACTAGTAAATTAAGTTACAACTATTTATCATCTTTCACTTCAAAGTCTGCATCAACTACATTATCATCAGTTGGTCCTTGTTGATGAGTTCCTGCACCACCCATATTTGGATCAGCACCTTGAGTTCCTGCTTGTTGATATATCTTTGATGATATTGCATAGAATGCTTGATTTAAATCTTCCATAGCTTTCTTAATAGCTTCTATATCTTCGCCATCTTTAACTTTATTTAACTCATCTAATTTACTTTCAATTGTTGCTTTATCTTCTGCTGAAACTTTATCACCAAGTTCATCTAAAGTCTTCTTAGTTTGATAAGCTACTTGATCTGCATTATTCTTAACTTCTATTTTTTCTTGTCTCTTCTTATCTTCTTCTGCAAATTTTTCTGCTTCTTTTACAGCTTTTTCTATTTCTTCTTCACTTAAGTTAGTTGATGCTGTAATTGTGATGTTAGCTTCTTTACCAGTACCCTTATCTAATGCAGAAACTTTTACTATACCATTAGCATCTATATCAAAAGTTACTTCGATTTGTGGAATTCCTCTTGGTGCAGGTGCAATTCCTGATAAAGTAAATCTACCTAAGGTTTTATTATCAGCTGCCATCTTTCTTTCACCTTGTACTACGTGAATTTCAACTGATGTTTGACCATCTGCAGCAGTTGAGAATATTTGACTCTTCTTTGTTGGAATTGTAGTATTTCTTTCTATTAATGGAGTAGCAACACCACCTAAAGTTTCAATTCCAAGTGTTAGCGGAGTAACGTCTAGTAATAATACATCTTTAACTTCTCCTGTTAAAACACCTGCTTGAATAGCAGCACCCATTGCTACGCATTCATCTGGGTTAACTCCCTTAGATGGTTCTTTTCCTGTAAAGTTCTTAACAGCTTCTTGAACTGCTGGAATTCTTGTAGAACCACCAACCAAAATAATCTTATCAATATCTCCAATTGAAAGTCCAGCATCACTTAGAGCTTTCTTCATTGGTTCAATTGATCTTTGAACTAAATCACTAGTAAGTTCATTAAACTTAGATCTAGTTAAATTCATATCTATATGTTTTGGACCAGTTGCATCTGCTGTTATAAATGGTAAGTTAATATTAGTTTGCATTGATGATGATAATTCAATTTTAGCTTTTTCAGCAGCTTCTTTTAATCTTTGAACTGCCATTTTATCATTTCTTAAATCAATTCCATGTTCAGCCTTAAATGTATCAGCAATATAATCCATTATCTTTTGGTCAAAATCATCTCCACCTAGGTGTGTATCTCCATTTGTTGCTAACACTTCAAATACTCCATCACCAAGTTCTAGAATAGATACGTCGAATGTACCACCACCTAAATCATAAACTAAGATTTTTTGGTTAGTATCCATTTTATCTAATCCATAGGCTAAAGATGCCGCTGTTGGCTCATTTATTATTCTTAAAACTTCAAGTCCTGCTATTTTACCAGCGTCTTTTGTTGCTTGTCTTTCTGAATCGTTAAAGTATGCTGGAACAGTAATTACAGCTTGAGTAACTTTTTCTCCTAAATATGCTTCTGCATCAGCTTTGATTTTTTGAAGAATCATTGCAGAAATTTCTTGTGGTGAATATTCTTTTCCATCTATGTTGACTTTATGGTTAGTTCCCATATGTCTCTTAATTGATATTATTGTTCTATCTGGATTAGTAATCGCTTGTCTTTTAGCTACTTGACCTACTAGTCTTTCTCCATTAGCTTGGAAAGATACAACTGATGGAGTTGTTCTAGAACCTTCTGAGTTTGTTATTACAACTGGTTCGCCACCTTCCATAACTGAAACACATGAATTTGTTGTTCCTAAATCTATTCCTATAATTTTTCCCATAATTTTTCCTCCTAAAATTTTAAAGATTTATGTTTTACAATATACTTAACTAATTAGCTACCTTTACAATAGTATATCTAATTATTTTTTCGCCTCTTTTATATCCTTTTTGGAATACTTCAGCAATTTCATTTTCTCCATAGTTTTCATCTTCTATATGCATAACTGCTTGATGAAAATTCGGATCAAACTTTCCACTGGCATCAATTTCCTCCACGCCTAATTTTTCAAAAGCAGTTTTAAATTGCTTTATTGTCATTTCAATTCCTTTTTTAAAGTCATCTAAATTTCCGTCAACAGTCATTGCTCTTTCTAAATTATCTAAAACAGGAACCATTTCTTTTAATACATCACTACATGCATCACTATAGATTCCTTCTTTTTCTTTAGTAGTTCTTCTTCTATAATTATCATATTCCGCTGAAACTCTGAGAAGTCTATCTTTTAATGCTTCCAACTCATTATTCAGTCTTTTGTTTTCATCTTTTAATTTTCTCATAGCTTCTAATTCGCTTTCTTTATCTTCATTATTTTCGTCTAAAGCCTCTTCTGCTTTCTCAGAAGTTTCATTTGTTTCTGTTTCTCCATTAGAATTTACTTCTTTATTATTTACTTCTTCATCTTTTTTAACTTCTTCAACTAAGTCTTCTAATGGCTTATTATTATCTTCCAAAACAACACCTCATCTCTTTTATTCTAATAGTTGATTTTTCAAGCTTTCATTTAGCTCAATCATTACCTTATTCATTATGGCTACGACCCTTGAATAATTTATTCTCTTAGGCCCTATTAATCCTATTGTTCCTATAGGTCTACCATTAAAATAATATTGTGCAGATATAACTGAACAATCTTTTGCTTCTGGAAAATTATTTTCTTCTCCAATTTTAATGGTTATACCATTTGAAGGCTCAATTAAGTCTACTAAATTTTCTTTATCATTTATTAAAGATATTATTTCTTTAGCTTTGTCTATGTTGTTATATTCTGGATAATTAAATATATTTGTTGCTCCTTCTACAAAAATTTCTTCCTTTTCTGATTCTTTTAAAGTTTCATATAAAGCTGGTAGAATTGCATTAAATAATTCATCATATCCAGATAATTCATTTTTAATTTTATTAATTACCTCTAAATTAATTTGTTCAATAGATAAATTTCTTAATCTTACATTTAATACTTCATTGATCATTTGAATAGTTTCTTTTCCTGGCATTTGGCTCAATCTAATAATTTGATTTTTAATAACACCATTATCTGCCACTATTACAGAAACCAAATTATGATTGTCAATTGGAAACAACTGAATTGACTTTATATAACTGCTTTTTACTGATGGAGCCTTAACGACTGTAGTTAAGTTAGTCAACTCTGATAATAAAGAACAAGCTTCTTTTACCACCTTATCAACTTCATGCATTGCAGATTTTAAAATATATTCCTTTATTCTAAGCTCTTCTTCCTTCGTTAAACTTCCAGTACCCATTAATTTATCTACATATAATCTGTATCCTTTATTAGAAGGTATTCTACCTGAAGAAGTATGTGGTTGTTCTAGTAAGCCCATTTCTTCTAAATCAGCCATTTCATTTCTAATTGTAGCAGAACCAACACCCAAATTATATTTTTTAGCTATTGTTCTTGATCCTACTGGCTCTCCAGTAAGTATATAGTCATTAATGATAGCCTGAAGTATTTTTATTTTTCTTTCATCAATAATAGTCATTCTATCACCTCTATCTGTTAGCACTCGTTCCGCCCGAGTGCTAATGACTACAATACAAATATAGTATTTCTTATATATTTTGTCAATTATATTAAGGTTTAGATTTTATATATTTTTCTTAAAAATTTAAAATTATATATATTTATCTCTAAATTGCTACAATTTTCTTATAATATCTTATCAGTTTAAAATAAAATCACTCATTACATAATTAGATAATTCAATTCCCTTTTCTGTAAGCCTTAAATAGCCTCCTTTTATTTCTAACAAATCTTTCTCTATATTTTTTTCAATTATTTTTTTATAAATATCCATAATATTAATATTAAATCTTCTTTTAAATTCTTCCATATTAATACCTTCTATTAATCTTAGTCCCATAAACATAAATTCTTCTATATTATCTTCCTTTGAATTATAATAAATTTCCTCAGTTACAGCTTCTTCAGCATTTACTTTTTCTATATATTTTTTAACATTTTCAATATTTTTTATTCTTTTTCCGTCTATAAAAGAAGCCGAAGAAGATCCCAAGCCAATGTACTCCTTACTTCTCCAATAAACCTTATTATGATAACACTCAAATCCATCCTTAGCATAATTTGATATTTCATATTGTTTATAACCATAAAAATTTAAAATCTCTTTTGTTATTTTATACATGTCTCTTTCCATTTCCTCTGAAGGAAGTATTAATTTATTTTTTTCATAAAGTTTATAAAAAGCTGTTCCCTCTTCAACTATTAAACTATATGCTGATATATGCTCTGGTTCCAAGGAAGCTATTTTCTCTAAGGAATCTTTCCAATCCTCTACAGTTTGAGAAGGTAATCCAAACATAAGATCAACATTTATATTATTAAAACCAACCTTTCTAGCTAATTTAAAATTTTCTTCAAAAACATTAAAAGTATGAATTCTTCCAATATCTTTTAATAACGAATTTTGAACCGCCTGTAATCCCATACTAATTCTATTTATTCCACAATTTTTCATTACAATTAGCTTTTCCTCATCTAAGGTTCCAGGATTAGCTTCCATTGTGAATTCAATATTTTCATCTAAATTAAGTTTATTAATTGTTATTAATAATTTTTCTAGTTGTTTAGAATTTAAATATGAAGGTGTCCCTCCTCCTACAAATATACTTTTTATATTATATGTAATGTTTTTATTTTCAATTTCCTTACATAAAGCATCTACATAATCCTCTTTTAAATAATCTATATTAGCATAAGAAGGGAAATCACAATAAAAACACTTCTGTTTACAAAAAGGAATATGTATATATAATGACATATTTTTCATATTAATATCTCTCTTTCATTATTAATTTATTATTTTTATTTAAAATATTATATCAATTGTTATTTTAAATATAAAGCCACACATATTCAGTTTGGAGTTTAAAGTTTGGAGTTTAAAGTTTGGAGTTTAAAGTTTGAAGTTTAAAGTTTGAAGTTTTATAGATAAATAAGTAACAATTAATAAGTAAATTAATAAAGCTGCTACAAATTTTGCAGCAGCCATTTATACCCAAAATATACACTGAATTGTTTTATAATTCTATAAGGTCTATATTTATAATATTATGAACAAGCAAATCTCTCTGAACTCTATCTATTTTCACATTAATTTTTTCATTTTCAAAATTTATATCAAATTTAGATCCTAATCCATATCTTGAAAGATAGGTTTCTAACTTATGCATTACCATAGATATAGGAATAATATCTCCATCTTTTCTTCTAATAGTTCCAGTAACTTGTCCTAATCTTCTTAAGACTTTTCCCTTTTTTCTTGTGTCTCTAAGTTTAGCTTCTAACATAATACCACCCTTTCAATAATCTTTGTTAGTTTATATATATTTAAGGGGGGTACTTTTAATTACAATTATTTTTTATGTAAATTTAATTTTCTAATTTAACAAGATTATCTTTTAAGAATAAAATAATCATATATTAATAATTATAGAGGAAGTAAATTGAGAAGTTTTAAAATTCTAACCTTTGATGGCGGAGGAATAAGAGGTGCTTTAAGCATTGAGATATTACATAGGATAGTTCTTAAATATCCTGATTTATTAAAAAAAGTAGATTTACTTTCAGGAACTTCCACTGGATCAATAATAGCTTCACTTTTGGCCAAAGGAGTTTCTGTTGATGAAATAAGAAATTTATATAATATTACAACAACAAGGAAAATCTTTTCTAATGCAAAAATTAACTTATTTAAAGCAAAATATAAAAGTATAAATTTAAATAATATATTATCCAATTATTTTGAGAATGATATGAAATTAAAAGATTTAAAACAAAAAATTTTAATTCCTTCTTTTAATATTAATAGCACTGATGATTTTACCTGGGAACCAGTATTTTTCAATAATTTTATTAAAGATGGCACAGAAAATATATCAGTAAAAGATGCTATTTTATCTAGTTCAGCAGCACCTGCTTATTTCCCATCTTACAAGCAATATATCGATGGAGGGGTTGTAGCTAATTCACCTTCAGCTGTTTCCCTGCTATTTGTATATAAAGCTTATAAGAAAGACTATAGTCTTAATAATATTAAAATTTTATCTATAGGTACTGGTAATATTCCAGAAAAAATAAATGGTAAAAATAAAAACTGGGGCCTTTTTCAATGGGCCTTTAATCCCTTTAATAAAATGAAGTCTCCAATTTTATCACTTCTTATGGACGGTATGGAAGATTTAAATAACATGTATTGCAAAGAATTATTGAAATCTAATTATTTTAGAATAAATCCTAAAATACCAAAATTTATTGATTTAGATGAATATAAATATATCCCCTACTTAAAATCT from Clostridium isatidis harbors:
- a CDS encoding patatin-like phospholipase family protein; protein product: MRSFKILTFDGGGIRGALSIEILHRIVLKYPDLLKKVDLLSGTSTGSIIASLLAKGVSVDEIRNLYNITTTRKIFSNAKINLFKAKYKSINLNNILSNYFENDMKLKDLKQKILIPSFNINSTDDFTWEPVFFNNFIKDGTENISVKDAILSSSAAPAYFPSYKQYIDGGVVANSPSAVSLLFVYKAYKKDYSLNNIKILSIGTGNIPEKINGKNKNWGLFQWAFNPFNKMKSPILSLLMDGMEDLNNMYCKELLKSNYFRINPKIPKFIDLDEYKYIPYLKSIANSYDLSKAYNYIEKVYLK